The following coding sequences are from one Microbulbifer sp. TB1203 window:
- the mutL gene encoding DNA mismatch repair endonuclease MutL, translated as MSDKIRQLSPRLANQIAAGEVVERPASVIKELLENSLDAGATRLEVDIDSGGIKRIRIRDNGKGIDKEDLALALARHATSKIHALEDLESVATLGFRGEALASISSVARLQLTSSRDESGKGWQVSAEGREMQAQLAPAAHPRGTTVDVRDLFFNTPARRKFLRTEKTEFNRIDDTVKRLALSRFDVSISLRHNGKGVHNLRAGRGRVEMERRVAQLCGPAFMQNALHIDVERNGLRLWGWVAEPAFSRSQADLQFFYVNGRAIRDKVVSHAVRRAFADVLYHGRHPAFVLYLELDPASVDVNVHPTKHEVRFRDSRLVHDFLFGSLHRALADVRPGQREEREQPETETVSGIAAGEFAGQQKMPLSSRPSPGDLQQQMQNYGTLHQPYTGVAEAAPPAFSQSGVAAQRPPSWSSVPGSSALPPETGEEGTPPLGYALAQLHGIYILAQNEQGLIVVDMHAAHERIVYEQMKAAHAGGGVRAQPLLVPVSLAVSQREADCFEERSEVFTSLGFVLQRAGPETLLVRQVPTMLHGAPVEQLVRDVLSDLLAQGGSDRIGERINEILSTMACHGSVRANRRLTVPEMNALLRDMERTERSGQCNHGRPTWTQVKLTDMDKWFMRGQ; from the coding sequence ATGTCCGACAAAATCCGGCAATTATCCCCCCGTCTCGCCAACCAGATCGCCGCCGGCGAAGTGGTGGAGCGACCTGCGTCAGTAATCAAGGAACTGCTGGAAAACAGTCTCGATGCCGGTGCCACGCGGCTGGAAGTGGATATCGACAGCGGCGGTATCAAGCGCATCCGGATACGCGATAACGGCAAGGGCATCGACAAGGAAGACCTGGCCCTGGCCCTGGCCCGCCACGCCACCTCCAAGATCCACGCACTGGAGGATCTGGAGTCGGTGGCTACCCTGGGTTTTCGCGGTGAGGCGCTGGCCAGTATTTCCTCAGTGGCGCGCCTGCAGCTGACCAGCAGCCGCGACGAATCCGGCAAGGGCTGGCAGGTCAGCGCGGAGGGCCGCGAGATGCAGGCGCAGCTGGCCCCGGCGGCGCACCCTCGCGGCACCACCGTGGATGTGCGCGATCTCTTCTTCAATACCCCGGCGCGGCGCAAGTTCCTGCGCACCGAGAAAACCGAATTCAACCGCATCGACGACACCGTCAAACGCTTGGCGCTGTCCCGTTTCGACGTGTCCATCAGCCTGCGCCACAATGGCAAGGGAGTGCACAACCTGCGCGCCGGCAGAGGGCGTGTGGAGATGGAGCGGCGCGTGGCGCAGCTGTGCGGCCCGGCGTTTATGCAGAACGCGCTGCATATCGACGTGGAGCGCAACGGCCTGCGCCTGTGGGGCTGGGTGGCGGAACCGGCGTTCTCCCGCTCCCAGGCGGACCTGCAGTTCTTTTACGTCAACGGCCGCGCCATCCGCGACAAGGTGGTGAGCCACGCGGTGCGCCGCGCCTTTGCCGACGTGCTCTACCACGGCCGCCATCCGGCGTTCGTGCTCTACCTGGAACTGGACCCGGCCTCGGTGGACGTGAACGTGCACCCCACCAAGCACGAGGTGCGCTTTCGCGACAGCCGGCTGGTGCACGACTTCCTGTTCGGTTCCCTCCACCGGGCGCTGGCGGACGTCAGGCCCGGGCAGCGGGAGGAGCGCGAACAGCCGGAAACCGAAACCGTCAGCGGTATCGCCGCCGGCGAATTCGCCGGCCAGCAGAAAATGCCGCTGTCTTCCCGACCTTCGCCGGGGGATCTGCAGCAGCAGATGCAGAATTACGGCACTCTGCATCAGCCATACACCGGGGTGGCCGAAGCTGCACCTCCGGCCTTCTCGCAATCGGGCGTTGCGGCGCAGCGCCCGCCGAGCTGGAGCTCGGTCCCGGGCAGCTCCGCGCTCCCGCCTGAAACCGGCGAAGAGGGAACGCCGCCCCTCGGCTACGCCCTGGCCCAGCTCCACGGCATCTACATCCTGGCCCAGAACGAGCAGGGCCTGATCGTGGTGGATATGCATGCGGCCCACGAGCGTATCGTCTACGAACAGATGAAGGCCGCCCACGCCGGCGGCGGTGTTCGCGCGCAGCCGCTGCTGGTGCCGGTTAGCCTCGCGGTAAGCCAGCGCGAGGCGGACTGCTTCGAGGAGCGCAGCGAGGTGTTTACGTCGCTGGGCTTTGTGTTGCAGCGGGCCGGACCGGAAACCCTTCTGGTGCGCCAAGTGCCGACGATGCTGCACGGTGCGCCGGTGGAACAGCTGGTGCGCGACGTGCTCTCGGACCTGTTGGCCCAGGGCGGCAGCGACCGCATCGGCGAGCGCATCAACGAGATACTGTCCACCATGGCCTGCCACGGCTCAGTACGCGCCAACCGCCGCCTGACCGTGCCGGAGATGAATGCCCTGTTGCGGGATATGGAGCGCACAGAGCGCAGTGGCCAGTGCAACCACGGCCGGCCGACCTGGACGCAGGTAAAGCTGACGGATATGGACAAGTGGTTTATGCGGGGGCAGTGA
- a CDS encoding adenylosuccinate synthase: MGKNVVVLGTQWGDEGKGKIVDLLTEKVALVVRFQGGHNAGHTLVIDGEKTVLHLIPSGVLRPGVTCLIGNGVVLSPEALIAEMTELEAKGVPVRERLRLSPACPLILPVHVALDKAREKARGSKAIGTTGRGIGPAYEDKVARRGLRLGDLCNWDNFCEQLKELLEYHNFSLTQYYKVDPVDYDAMIAEAAAWRDQLVPMISDVADMLHCARERGEHILFEGAQGSLLDIDHGTYPFVTSSNTTAGGTATGSGFGPLYLDYVLGITKAYTTRVGGGPFPTELGCDVGRHLGEKGHEFGATTGRQRRTGWFDAVAVRHAIRINSISGLCLTKLDVLDGLPEVKICTGYRNSAGEEVPVPFDAAGWEGVEPEYEVMPGWSESTFGVRREAELPQPARDYIARIEELVGAPIDIISTGPDRNETIVRESSALCEMGIHNPSL, encoded by the coding sequence ATGGGCAAGAATGTAGTGGTGCTGGGCACTCAGTGGGGCGATGAGGGCAAGGGCAAGATCGTCGACCTGCTGACGGAAAAAGTGGCGCTGGTGGTGCGCTTCCAGGGCGGCCACAACGCCGGTCACACCCTGGTGATCGACGGCGAGAAGACCGTGCTGCACCTGATCCCCTCCGGCGTGCTGCGCCCCGGCGTCACCTGCCTGATCGGCAACGGGGTGGTGCTCTCGCCGGAGGCCCTGATTGCGGAAATGACCGAGCTGGAAGCCAAGGGCGTGCCGGTGCGCGAGCGCCTGCGCCTGTCCCCGGCCTGCCCGCTGATCCTGCCGGTGCATGTGGCCCTGGACAAGGCGCGGGAAAAGGCCCGCGGCAGCAAGGCCATCGGCACCACCGGCCGGGGCATAGGTCCCGCCTACGAGGACAAAGTGGCCCGCCGCGGCCTGCGGCTGGGGGACCTGTGCAACTGGGATAACTTCTGCGAACAGCTGAAAGAACTGCTCGAATACCACAATTTCTCCCTCACCCAGTACTACAAAGTGGACCCGGTGGACTACGACGCTATGATCGCCGAGGCAGCGGCGTGGCGCGACCAGTTGGTGCCGATGATCTCCGATGTGGCGGACATGCTGCACTGCGCCCGCGAGCGCGGCGAACATATCCTCTTCGAGGGCGCCCAGGGCTCCCTGCTGGATATCGACCACGGCACCTACCCCTTTGTGACCTCCTCCAACACCACCGCCGGGGGCACTGCCACCGGCTCCGGTTTCGGCCCCCTGTACCTGGACTATGTGCTGGGGATCACCAAGGCCTACACCACCCGTGTCGGCGGCGGTCCTTTTCCGACCGAGCTGGGCTGTGACGTGGGCCGCCACCTGGGCGAAAAGGGCCACGAGTTCGGCGCCACCACCGGCCGCCAGCGCCGCACCGGCTGGTTCGATGCGGTGGCGGTTCGCCACGCGATCAGAATCAACAGTATCTCCGGCCTGTGCCTGACCAAACTGGACGTGCTGGACGGGTTGCCGGAAGTGAAGATATGCACCGGCTACCGCAACAGCGCCGGCGAGGAAGTACCAGTGCCCTTCGACGCCGCCGGCTGGGAAGGCGTGGAGCCGGAGTACGAAGTGATGCCCGGTTGGAGCGAAAGCACTTTCGGCGTGCGCCGCGAGGCGGAACTGCCGCAGCCCGCGCGCGACTATATCGCCCGCATCGAGGAGCTCGTGGGCGCGCCTATCGATATCATCTCCACCGGCCCGGATCGCAACGAAACCATCGTGCGCGAATCCTCGGCGCTGTGTGAAATGGGCATTCACAATCCCAGCCTGTGA
- the hflK gene encoding FtsH protease activity modulator HflK: MAWNEPGGNNKDPWGGGNRKGGGPPDLDELLRKLQQKLNSLFGGGPGSGAGDQGRFPWMLVIIVLAVLYGLLGFYQVNANQAAVVLRLGKYHTTETAGLHWNPPLVDSVTKVNMTEVRTERTTGQMLTEDANIVDVVLTVQWHVDNAESYVLRVRDPLKSLQEATDSALRHVVGSTSLNGVISQKRTEVSADTEKRLQDYLDLYQTGIRIDVVNLTDAKAPREVQDAFDDVTKAREDEVRLQNEAQAYANQVIPVARGQAQRIIEEAEAYKSRVVESARGEAVRFEKLLAEYERAPQVTRERLYLDAVEQVMASASKVMVDVEGGNNMMYLPLDKLGRESGAQAVQGREVSPVVIDEIYQRVVDRLRTEAANSRRSQNVR; the protein is encoded by the coding sequence ATGGCCTGGAACGAACCGGGTGGTAACAACAAGGATCCCTGGGGCGGTGGCAACCGCAAAGGGGGTGGCCCGCCGGACCTGGATGAGTTGTTGCGCAAGCTGCAGCAGAAGCTGAACAGCCTGTTCGGTGGTGGTCCCGGCTCAGGCGCCGGCGACCAGGGCAGGTTTCCCTGGATGCTGGTGATCATCGTGCTGGCGGTGCTCTATGGCCTGCTGGGCTTCTACCAGGTCAACGCCAACCAGGCCGCGGTGGTACTGCGCCTGGGCAAATACCACACCACCGAGACCGCCGGCCTGCACTGGAATCCACCGTTGGTCGACAGCGTCACCAAGGTGAATATGACCGAGGTGCGCACCGAGCGCACCACCGGGCAGATGCTCACCGAGGATGCCAATATCGTCGACGTGGTGCTCACCGTGCAGTGGCATGTCGACAATGCGGAGTCCTATGTGCTGCGCGTGCGCGATCCGCTGAAGAGTCTGCAGGAGGCCACCGACAGCGCCCTGCGCCACGTGGTGGGCTCCACCAGCCTCAACGGGGTCATTTCCCAGAAGCGTACCGAGGTGTCCGCCGACACCGAAAAGCGCCTGCAGGATTACCTGGATCTCTACCAGACCGGCATCCGCATCGATGTGGTCAACCTCACCGACGCCAAGGCGCCGCGGGAAGTACAGGATGCCTTCGACGATGTCACCAAGGCGCGCGAGGACGAGGTGCGCCTGCAGAACGAAGCCCAGGCCTACGCCAACCAGGTGATTCCGGTGGCCCGCGGTCAGGCGCAGCGGATCATCGAGGAGGCCGAAGCGTACAAATCCCGTGTGGTGGAGAGCGCGCGCGGTGAAGCGGTGCGCTTCGAGAAGCTGCTCGCCGAATACGAGCGCGCCCCTCAGGTCACCCGCGAGCGCCTGTACCTGGACGCGGTAGAGCAGGTGATGGCCAGCGCCTCGAAAGTGATGGTCGACGTGGAGGGGGGCAACAACATGATGTACCTGCCCCTGGATAAGCTGGGCCGGGAGAGCGGCGCCCAGGCCGTGCAGGGCAGGGAAGTATCACCGGTAGTGATCGACGAGATCTACCAGCGGGTGGTCGACCGCCTGCGCACCGAGGCCGCCAACAGCCGCCGCAGCCAGAATGTCCGCTAA
- the miaA gene encoding tRNA (adenosine(37)-N6)-dimethylallyltransferase MiaA, producing MRNGGEEEDSAFRIPHSALPQAIFLMGPTASGKTDLAMALADHLPVELISVDSAQVYRGLDIGAAKPSAEELARHPHRLIDICDPGEAYSAGRFREDALAAMAEITAAGKIPLLVGGTMLYFRALLHGMAELPTADPAVRAEIEARAAKEGWPALHRELAQVDPDLAAELHPNHSVRIERGLEVYRLTGKPLSQLRREQHRESVAGRYQLRQLALLPRDRALLHERIARRFRRMLEEGLVEEVAALRDRGDLHPDLPAIRAVGYRQVWQYLEDEIGYDEMVEAGIAATRQLAKRQLTWLRRWPDLAGVYAQEPDGRVRKNDEILAEALKFLT from the coding sequence ATGCGGAATGGTGGTGAGGAAGAGGATTCCGCATTCCGCATTCCGCATTCCGCATTGCCGCAGGCCATTTTCCTGATGGGGCCGACGGCATCAGGCAAGACCGACCTGGCCATGGCGCTCGCCGACCATCTGCCGGTGGAGCTGATCAGTGTGGACTCGGCACAGGTCTACCGCGGGTTGGATATCGGTGCCGCCAAGCCTTCGGCGGAAGAGCTGGCGCGCCATCCCCACCGGCTGATCGATATCTGCGATCCCGGTGAGGCCTATTCCGCCGGCCGCTTCCGAGAGGACGCGCTGGCGGCCATGGCGGAAATTACGGCGGCGGGAAAAATTCCACTGCTGGTGGGGGGAACCATGCTGTATTTTCGCGCTCTATTGCACGGCATGGCGGAGTTACCCACAGCCGATCCCGCGGTGCGAGCGGAAATCGAGGCGCGCGCGGCGAAGGAGGGTTGGCCGGCGCTGCACCGGGAGTTGGCGCAGGTGGATCCGGACTTGGCCGCCGAACTGCACCCCAATCACTCGGTGCGTATCGAGCGCGGCCTGGAAGTTTACCGGTTGACCGGCAAGCCCCTCTCGCAGCTGCGCCGCGAACAGCACCGGGAATCGGTGGCCGGGCGCTACCAGTTGAGGCAGCTGGCCCTGCTGCCGCGGGACCGGGCCCTGCTGCACGAGCGCATCGCCCGGCGCTTCCGGCGTATGCTGGAGGAGGGCCTGGTGGAGGAGGTGGCGGCGCTGCGCGACCGCGGCGACCTGCATCCGGACCTGCCGGCGATCCGCGCGGTGGGCTATCGCCAGGTGTGGCAGTACCTGGAGGATGAAATCGGCTATGACGAGATGGTTGAGGCGGGAATCGCCGCCACCCGCCAGTTGGCCAAACGCCAGCTGACCTGGCTGCGCCGCTGGCCGGACCTGGCGGGTGTTTACGCGCAGGAGCCCGACGGCCGAGTGCGCAAAAATGACGAAATATTGGCGGAAGCCTTGAAATTTCTCACCTGA
- the hflX gene encoding ribosome rescue GTPase HflX, with protein sequence MFFDRPESGELAVLVHLELSAVDSPDDPREFEELALSAGADPVAFIFGQRSAPDPKSFVGRGKLEEIQGAVEEHGAELVIFDHSLSPSQERNLERELRCRVLDRTGLILDIFAQRARTHEGKLQVELAQLRHMATRLVRGWTHLERQKGGIGLRGPGETQLETDRRLLRARIDSIEKKLEKVRRQREQGRRARSRAEVATVSLVGYTNAGKSTLFNRLTDADVYVRDQLFATLDPTMRRVELPSVGAMILADTVGFVSHLPHRLVQAFRATLEEAASATLLLHVVDASAEDRLHLMEEVQNVLAEIDAGDLPQLVVYNKIDLLEDSEPRIERDDRGVPRAVWLSAASGAGCDLLIEAVAERLGEQMVSGLLVTRPQQSRLRAQLYEINAVQNEHFRDNGDCELQLLLPRSDLQRLLAPYAGGDEGPRWQPEERP encoded by the coding sequence TTGTTTTTTGACCGACCGGAATCCGGAGAGCTCGCGGTGCTGGTGCACCTGGAGCTGTCCGCTGTCGATAGTCCAGACGATCCGCGTGAATTCGAGGAACTGGCCCTGTCCGCCGGCGCCGATCCCGTGGCCTTTATCTTCGGCCAGCGCTCCGCGCCGGACCCCAAGTCTTTTGTCGGCCGCGGCAAGCTGGAGGAAATCCAGGGGGCAGTAGAGGAGCACGGCGCTGAACTGGTGATCTTCGACCACAGCCTGTCCCCCAGCCAGGAACGCAATCTCGAAAGAGAGCTGCGCTGCCGGGTGCTGGACCGCACCGGGCTGATTCTGGATATCTTCGCCCAGCGCGCCCGCACCCACGAGGGCAAGCTGCAGGTGGAGCTGGCGCAACTGCGCCATATGGCCACCCGCCTGGTTCGCGGCTGGACTCACCTGGAGCGGCAGAAGGGCGGTATCGGCCTGCGCGGTCCCGGCGAGACCCAGTTGGAAACCGACCGCCGGCTACTGCGCGCGCGCATCGATTCCATTGAGAAGAAGCTGGAAAAGGTGCGTCGCCAGCGCGAGCAGGGCCGTCGAGCCCGCTCCCGGGCCGAGGTGGCCACCGTCTCTCTGGTGGGCTATACCAACGCCGGCAAGTCCACCCTGTTCAACCGCCTTACCGACGCGGATGTCTATGTGCGCGACCAGCTGTTTGCCACCCTGGACCCCACTATGCGCCGGGTGGAGCTGCCCAGTGTCGGCGCGATGATCCTGGCGGACACCGTGGGCTTCGTTTCCCACCTGCCGCACCGACTGGTGCAGGCGTTCCGGGCCACCCTGGAGGAGGCCGCCAGCGCGACCCTGCTGCTGCACGTAGTGGACGCCTCGGCGGAGGACCGGCTACATCTGATGGAAGAGGTACAGAATGTGCTGGCGGAAATCGACGCCGGCGACCTGCCGCAACTGGTGGTGTATAACAAAATAGATCTGCTCGAAGACAGTGAGCCGCGCATAGAGCGGGACGACCGCGGAGTGCCCCGCGCCGTGTGGCTGTCCGCCGCCAGCGGTGCGGGCTGCGACCTCCTGATCGAGGCCGTCGCCGAGCGCCTGGGCGAGCAGATGGTGAGCGGGCTGCTGGTGACCCGCCCGCAGCAGTCGCGCCTGCGGGCGCAGCTGTATGAGATCAACGCGGTGCAAAATGAGCATTTCCGCGACAATGGCGACTGCGAGCTGCAACTGCTGCTGCCCCGCAGCGACCTGCAGCGCCTGCTGGCGCCCTATGCCGGTGGGGACGAGGGGCCGCGTTGGCAGCCCGAGGAACGGCCGTAA
- a CDS encoding ATP phosphoribosyltransferase regulatory subunit — MTRADRWMLPDGIAEILPADAVQIETLRRRLLDLYHSWGYELVIPPMVEFTDSLLVGMGRELELSTFKVTDQLSGRTLGIRADITPQAARIDAHSFPRAGANRLCYAGQVLHTRPRTPLGSRAPIQIGAELYGVESLGADLEVISLMLESLLAAGVQQIHLDLGHVAIYRSLAQVAGLDEEQWRELFALLQSKASADIQRWVADNVSEPRAAAWLRELPRLAGGRECLAHARELFDGAPAPLGQALADLQRVADSLVQRYPAVELFFDLSEVRGYDYETGLVFAAYTPGHGQALANGGRYNGIGAVFGRERAATGFSTDLVALNTLGREAGPEAGAILAPAGDGEALWCAVEKLRRQGEVVIGALPDGAEGELLARCDRELVLENGDWVVKPRG; from the coding sequence ATGACCCGAGCCGATCGCTGGATGCTGCCGGATGGCATCGCGGAAATCCTCCCCGCCGATGCCGTGCAGATAGAAACCCTGCGCCGCCGCCTGCTGGACCTCTACCACAGCTGGGGTTACGAACTGGTTATTCCACCCATGGTGGAGTTCACCGATTCCCTGCTGGTTGGCATGGGCCGCGAACTGGAACTCAGCACCTTCAAGGTCACCGACCAGTTGTCAGGCCGCACCCTCGGCATCCGCGCGGACATCACTCCCCAGGCCGCGCGCATCGACGCCCACAGTTTCCCACGCGCCGGCGCCAATCGCCTCTGCTACGCCGGACAGGTACTGCACACCCGTCCGCGCACCCCGCTGGGCTCGCGCGCGCCCATCCAGATCGGAGCGGAACTCTACGGTGTGGAAAGTCTGGGGGCGGACCTCGAAGTCATCTCCCTGATGCTGGAGAGCCTGCTCGCCGCCGGCGTGCAGCAGATTCACCTGGACCTCGGCCATGTGGCCATCTACCGCAGCCTGGCACAGGTGGCGGGGCTGGATGAGGAGCAGTGGCGGGAGCTGTTCGCCCTGCTGCAGAGCAAGGCCAGCGCCGATATCCAGCGCTGGGTGGCCGACAATGTCAGCGAGCCCCGCGCGGCGGCCTGGCTGCGCGAACTGCCGAGGCTGGCCGGCGGCCGCGAATGCCTGGCGCACGCGCGAGAACTCTTCGACGGCGCCCCGGCCCCCCTCGGCCAGGCGCTGGCGGACCTGCAGCGCGTTGCGGACTCCCTGGTCCAGCGCTACCCCGCGGTGGAACTGTTTTTCGATTTGAGCGAAGTACGCGGTTACGACTACGAAACCGGTTTGGTGTTCGCCGCCTACACTCCCGGCCACGGCCAGGCGCTGGCCAATGGCGGCCGCTACAATGGCATCGGCGCGGTGTTCGGCCGCGAGCGGGCGGCCACCGGGTTCAGTACCGACCTTGTGGCGCTCAACACCCTGGGCAGGGAAGCTGGACCCGAGGCCGGGGCCATACTGGCACCGGCGGGTGACGGCGAGGCTCTGTGGTGCGCGGTGGAAAAACTGCGCCGCCAGGGTGAGGTGGTGATCGGTGCGCTGCCGGACGGTGCCGAGGGCGAACTGCTCGCCCGCTGCGACCGGGAGCTGGTACTGGAAAATGGCGACTGGGTGGTGAAGCCGCGCGGCTGA
- the hflC gene encoding protease modulator HflC: MNNRTLVIVAALLLAVLAISSSAFVVKETEKAVLLRFGELVRTDYEPGLYFKLPLVHELRKFDARIQTVDSSPVRMLNMENKFMMVDSYAKYRIFDVARFYVATRGDQSNAVRLLAEQINDRLRNQFGVRDLHEVVSGQRDQLMADITKNLNEVAQTNLGVEVIDVRVKRIDLPPEVSESVFQRMRAGRELEARDHRAKGEEASERIRADADRQKVVIQAEAYRQSEEIRGAGDAEAAAIYAGAFNKNPEFYRFTRSLQAYKSSFNDKSDMLLVDPESEFFRYLKDPEGR; this comes from the coding sequence ATGAACAACAGAACACTGGTTATTGTTGCCGCGCTGCTGCTCGCAGTGCTGGCGATCTCCTCCAGCGCCTTTGTGGTCAAGGAAACCGAAAAGGCGGTGCTGCTGAGGTTTGGTGAACTGGTCCGCACCGACTACGAGCCCGGCCTCTACTTTAAGCTTCCGCTGGTGCACGAACTGCGCAAGTTCGACGCGCGTATCCAGACGGTGGATTCCAGCCCGGTGCGCATGTTGAACATGGAAAACAAGTTCATGATGGTGGACTCCTACGCCAAGTACCGCATCTTCGACGTGGCGCGCTTCTACGTCGCCACCCGCGGCGACCAGAGCAATGCAGTGCGCCTGCTGGCGGAGCAGATCAACGACCGCCTGCGCAACCAGTTCGGCGTGCGCGACCTGCACGAGGTGGTCAGCGGCCAGCGGGACCAGTTGATGGCGGATATCACCAAGAACCTCAACGAGGTGGCGCAGACGAACCTGGGGGTGGAGGTGATTGACGTGCGCGTGAAGCGTATCGACCTGCCGCCGGAGGTGTCCGAGTCGGTGTTCCAGCGCATGCGCGCCGGGCGGGAACTGGAGGCCCGCGACCACCGCGCCAAGGGTGAGGAGGCCAGTGAGCGCATCCGTGCCGATGCCGATCGCCAGAAGGTGGTGATCCAGGCCGAGGCCTATCGCCAATCGGAGGAGATCCGCGGTGCCGGCGACGCGGAAGCCGCGGCCATTTATGCGGGAGCCTTTAACAAGAACCCGGAGTTCTACCGCTTCACCCGCAGCCTTCAGGCCTACAAGTCGTCCTTCAACGATAAGTCGGACATGCTGCTGGTGGATCCGGAGAGCGAGTTCTTCCGCTACCTGAAGGACCCTGAGGGCAGGTAG
- a CDS encoding N-acetylmuramoyl-L-alanine amidase, whose amino-acid sequence MIRALTLALSVFFTLAAQAATEVEGVRLWRAPDHTRLVFDLSGPAEHKLFTLSGPHRVVIDVEGTSLGAQLDELQLEGTPIERLRHGRHNKKDLRVVLDLKQQVKPRSFALRRHEQLPDRLVIDLYDQVQSEEKTLQQVSRERDIVIAIDAGHGGEDPGALGPGGLREKDVVLAISKALHKSIGQKRGFSAKLVRTGDYYIPHIDRVRKGRELRADLFVSIHADAFHNKNARGAGVYAVSSRGATSETARFLAQRENESDLIGGAGSLNLGDKDDTLAGVLLDLSMTATMNASLDIGASVLDAIGGFTHLHKKRVEQANFAVLRSPDVPSILVETGFITNPQEARRLRDPDFQRQLAEKLSEGIVAHFTARPPVGSWLSANRDKVDRRHTIARGDTLSGIAARYNVSVGSLKEANGIDSTVIRVGQTLTIPSG is encoded by the coding sequence ATGATCAGGGCTTTAACTCTCGCGCTGTCGGTGTTCTTTACCCTCGCGGCGCAGGCCGCGACGGAAGTGGAAGGGGTGCGCCTGTGGCGCGCGCCGGACCACACGCGCCTGGTGTTCGACCTGAGCGGGCCCGCGGAACACAAGCTGTTCACCCTGAGCGGTCCCCACCGGGTGGTGATCGATGTGGAGGGCACCAGCCTGGGCGCGCAGTTGGATGAACTGCAACTGGAAGGCACCCCCATCGAGCGCCTGCGCCACGGCCGCCACAACAAAAAAGACCTACGCGTGGTATTGGACCTCAAGCAACAGGTCAAGCCGCGCAGCTTTGCCCTGCGCCGCCACGAGCAGTTGCCGGACCGGCTCGTGATCGATCTCTACGACCAGGTGCAGAGCGAGGAAAAGACTCTGCAGCAGGTGAGCCGGGAGCGGGATATCGTGATCGCCATCGACGCCGGCCACGGCGGCGAGGACCCGGGAGCGCTGGGCCCCGGTGGCCTGCGCGAGAAGGATGTGGTGCTGGCGATCAGCAAGGCGCTGCACAAAAGCATCGGCCAAAAACGCGGCTTCTCCGCCAAGCTGGTGCGCACCGGTGACTACTACATTCCACACATCGATCGGGTGAGGAAAGGCCGCGAGCTGCGCGCCGATCTTTTTGTCTCCATCCACGCGGACGCCTTCCACAACAAGAATGCCCGCGGTGCCGGCGTCTACGCGGTGTCCTCCCGCGGCGCCACCAGTGAGACGGCGCGCTTCCTGGCCCAGCGGGAGAACGAGTCCGACCTGATCGGCGGTGCCGGCAGCCTGAACCTGGGCGACAAGGACGACACCCTGGCCGGCGTACTCCTGGACCTGTCCATGACCGCCACCATGAACGCCAGCCTGGATATCGGTGCCAGCGTACTGGACGCCATTGGCGGTTTTACCCATCTGCACAAAAAACGGGTGGAGCAGGCCAACTTTGCCGTGCTGCGCTCGCCGGACGTACCCTCGATCCTGGTGGAGACCGGTTTCATTACCAACCCCCAGGAAGCGCGGCGCCTGCGCGACCCGGATTTCCAGCGCCAACTGGCGGAAAAACTCAGCGAGGGTATAGTGGCGCACTTCACCGCGCGCCCGCCGGTTGGCAGCTGGCTGTCCGCCAACCGCGACAAGGTGGATCGCCGCCACACCATTGCTCGCGGCGACACTCTCTCCGGCATCGCCGCGCGATACAATGTCTCCGTTGGCTCGCTGAAAGAGGCCAACGGTATAGACAGCACGGTGATTCGTGTGGGGCAGACCCTGACCATCCCGTCCGGCTGA
- a CDS encoding DUF2065 domain-containing protein, protein MWDETVWEELARAFCLLLIIEGLLPFLYPERWRRLVQRLATVDNRSLRTAGLVCMLAGLALLYLLR, encoded by the coding sequence GTGTGGGACGAGACCGTGTGGGAAGAACTGGCGCGGGCGTTTTGCCTGCTGCTGATAATCGAGGGGCTGCTGCCCTTCCTCTATCCCGAGCGCTGGCGCCGATTGGTGCAGCGGCTGGCGACTGTGGACAACCGCAGCCTGCGCACCGCGGGACTGGTCTGCATGCTGGCCGGCCTGGCCCTCCTCTACTTACTGCGTTGA
- the hfq gene encoding RNA chaperone Hfq, whose product MSKGHSLQDPYLNVLRKERIPVSIYLVNGIKLQGQIESFDQFVVLLKNTVSQMVYKHAISTVVPSRAVRVPLLNPAAQQGAGMEGQGDGGERETFG is encoded by the coding sequence ATGTCAAAAGGGCACAGCTTACAAGACCCTTACCTTAACGTACTGCGCAAAGAGCGCATCCCGGTTTCAATCTATCTGGTTAACGGCATCAAGCTTCAGGGGCAAATAGAATCTTTTGATCAGTTTGTGGTTCTGCTGAAAAACACCGTCAGCCAAATGGTATACAAACACGCCATCTCCACTGTAGTGCCGTCCCGTGCGGTGCGCGTGCCGCTGCTCAACCCGGCGGCACAGCAGGGGGCCGGCATGGAGGGCCAGGGGGACGGTGGCGAGCGGGAAACCTTCGGCTGA